Proteins co-encoded in one Rattus rattus isolate New Zealand chromosome 5, Rrattus_CSIRO_v1, whole genome shotgun sequence genomic window:
- the LOC116900554 gene encoding olfactory receptor 4K14-like, with amino-acid sequence MDGENQTVVSEFIFWGLANSKNLQVLLFLIFLMLYLLIVSGNIVILILITTDPHLHSPMYFLLANLSFIDMWLSSNTTPKMITDFLWENKTISFAGCMSQVFFSHCIVGAEMVLLVVMAYDRYVAICKPLHYFTIMNLKRCTGLVLASWTVGFIHGISYVLVVMQLPFCGPNKIDSFFCDMPLVIKLACMDSHNLNTLMNAECGVLAVTCFVVLLISYTYILITVRQSSKAGALKALSTCSAHITVVMIFFVPCIFIYVWPLSITWLDKFLAVFYSVFTPLLNPAIYTLRNKEMKNAMKRFIGKFLGAAGNS; translated from the coding sequence ATGGATGGAGAAAATCAGACAGTTGTGTCAGAATTTATATTCTGGGGACTTGCCAACTCAAAGAATCTTCAGGTCTTACTCTTTCTGATATTCTTAATGCTTTATCTGCTCATCGTGTCTGGAAACATTGTCATCCTGATATTAATAACCACTGATCCCCATCTGCATTCTCCAATGTACTTCTTGTTGGCCAACCTGTCTTTTATTGATATGTGGCTCTCCTCAAACACCACTCCTAAGATGATCACAGACTTTCTTTGGGAAAACAAGACTATTTCCTTTGCAGGATGCATGTCCCAggtctttttttcccattgcatTGTTGGAGCAGAGATGGTATTGTTGGTGGTAATGGcttatgatcgctatgtggccatctgcaaaccACTGCACTATTTTACCATCATGAACCTGAAGCGATGCACTGGGTTGGTGTTGGCTTCCTGGACAGTTGGCTTTATTCATGGTATAAGCTACGTGTTAGTGGTTATGCAGCTACCTTTCTGTGGTCCCAACAAAATAGACAGCTTCTTCTGTGACATGCCACTGGTAATCAAGCTAGCCTGCATGGATTCACataatttaaatactttaatgAATGCTGAATGTGGTGTTCTGGCTGTAACCTGCTTTGTAGTGTTGCTTATTTCCTACACTTACATCCTTATCACCGTTCGCCAGAGTTCGAAAGCTGGAGCTTTGAAGGCTTTGTCCACATGCAGTGCACATATCACAGTGGTGATGATCTTTTTCGTGCCCTGCATCTTCATCTATGTGTGGCCCCTCAGTATCACCTGGTTGGACAAATTTCTTGctgtgttttattctgtttttacacCTCTCCTAAACCCAGCCATTTATACACTGAGAAATAAAGAGATGAAAAATGCTATGAAAAGATTCATTGGCAAATTTCTGGGTGCCGCGGGAAATTCCTAA
- the LOC116900555 gene encoding olfactory receptor 4K3-like, producing MNGGNQSELSEFVLLGLFRSQNLQVVLFVIFLILYLLIVSGNIVIMFLITIDRHLHSPMYFLLANLSFVDIWLSSVTTPKMITDFLRENKTISFEGCMSQVFFAHCIAAGEMVLLLVMAYDRYVAICKPLHYFTIMNLRRCTGLVLTSWTVGFVHALSQLVAVLQLPLCGPLEIDSFFCDMPLVIKLACIDSHDLDMLMNADCGIVVVSCFILLLISYTYILVTVHRSAKAGASKALSTCTAHITVVMLLFLPCIFIYVWPLNITWLDKFLAVFYSVVTPLLNPAIYTLRNKEIKNALKRFKSYVMNHKVST from the coding sequence ATGAATGGAGGAAATCAGTCTGAGCTGTCAGAATTTGTGCTTTTGGGACTTTTTCGCTCACAGAATCTTCAGGTTGTGCTCTTTGTGATATTTTTGATACTTTACCTGCTCATTGTTTCAGGAAACATTGTCATCATGTTCTTAATAACCATTGACCGTCATCTCCATTCCCCTATGTACTTCTTGTTGGCCAACCTGTCCTTTGTTGATATATGGCTTTCCTCAGTTACCACTCCAAAAATGATCACAGACTTTCTCAGGGAGAACAAGACCATTTCCTTTGAAGGATGCATGTCCCAGGTCTTCTTTGCCCATTGCATTGCTGCAGGAGAGATGGTGCTCTTGCTGGTGATGgcttatgaccgctatgtggccatctgcaaaccACTCCACTATTTCACCATCATGAACTTGAGAAGATGCACTGGATTGGTGTTGACATCCTGGACTGTTGGCTTTGTGCATGCCTTGAGTCAGCTGGTAGCAGTTCTGCAGCTACCTCTCTGTGGCCCATTGGAAATAGACAGCTTTTTCTGTGACATGCCACTGGTAATCAAGCTCGCCTGCATAGATTCCCATGACTTGGACATGTTAATGAATGCTGACTGTGGGATAGTGGTTGTATCCTGCTTTATTCTGTTACTCATATCCTACACATATATCCTTGTCACTGTTCACAGGAGCGCTAAAGCTGGAGCATCTAAGGCTCTGTCCACATGCACTGCCCACATCACCGTGGTGATGCTCCTTTTTCTGCCTTGCATCTTCATCTATGTGTGGCCCCTCAATATCACCTGGTTGGACAAATTTCTTGCTGTGTTTTATTCTGTTGTTACACCTCTCCTAAATCCAGCCATTTATacactgagaaacaaagaaataaaaaatgctcTAAAGAGATTTAAAAGCTATGTTATGAATCACAAGGTAAGTACTTAA